A genomic stretch from Pontivivens ytuae includes:
- the rplD gene encoding 50S ribosomal protein L4 — translation MKLDVINLDAAAAGSIDLNDEVFGLEPRADILHRVVRWQRARAQAGTHSVKGRSEVSYSTKKIYRQKGTGGARHGSRKAPIFRKGGVYKGPTPRSHEHDLPKKFRKLGLKHALSAKMTAGELVVIEEAKLTEAKTKELAKRLDKLGWKRALVIDGADVDENFARAARNIETLDVLPSVGANVYDILKRDTLVLTKSAVEALEARLA, via the coding sequence ATGAAACTCGACGTGATCAACCTCGATGCCGCAGCGGCGGGCTCGATCGACCTCAATGACGAGGTCTTCGGGCTGGAGCCGCGCGCGGACATCCTGCACCGCGTCGTGCGCTGGCAGCGTGCCCGCGCGCAGGCCGGCACGCACTCGGTCAAGGGCCGCTCGGAGGTCAGCTACTCCACGAAGAAGATCTATCGCCAGAAGGGCACCGGCGGCGCACGCCACGGCTCCCGCAAGGCGCCGATCTTCCGCAAGGGTGGCGTCTACAAGGGCCCGACCCCGCGCAGCCACGAGCATGACCTGCCCAAGAAGTTCCGCAAGCTGGGCCTCAAGCACGCGCTCAGCGCCAAGATGACTGCCGGTGAGCTGGTGGTGATCGAGGAGGCGAAGCTGACCGAGGCCAAGACCAAGGAACTCGCCAAGCGGCTCGACAAGCTCGGCTGGAAGCGTGCGCTGGTCATCGACGGTGCGGATGTGGACGAGAACTTCGCCCGCGCCGCGCGCAACATCGAAACCCTCGACGTGCTGCCGAGCGTCGGCGCCAACGTGTACGACATCCTCAAGCGCGACACGCTGGTCCTGACGAAGTCGGCCGTCGAAGCACTGGAGGCACGGCTGGCATGA
- a CDS encoding 50S ribosomal protein L23 gives MSVKPELYDVIRRPIITEKTTLASEAGAVVFEVAIDANKPQIKEAVEGLFNVKVKSVNTTVTKGKVKRFRGRLGTRKDVKKAYVTLEEGNTIDVTTGL, from the coding sequence ATGAGCGTGAAACCGGAACTCTACGACGTGATCCGCCGGCCGATCATCACCGAGAAGACCACCCTCGCATCCGAGGCTGGCGCGGTGGTGTTCGAGGTGGCGATCGACGCGAACAAGCCGCAGATCAAGGAGGCCGTCGAAGGTCTCTTCAACGTCAAGGTGAAGTCGGTGAACACCACCGTCACCAAGGGCAAGGTCAAGCGGTTCCGCGGGCGCCTCGGCACCCGCAAGGACGTCAAGAAAGCTTACGTGACGCTCGAAGAGGGTAACACCATCGACGTCACCACGGGCCTCTGA
- the rplB gene encoding 50S ribosomal protein L2, with protein MALKSYKPTTPGQRGLVLIDRSELWKGRPVKSLTEGLTKNGGRNNTGRITMRRKGGGAKRLYRIVDFKRRKYDVPAAVERIEYDPNRTAFIALLKYTDGERAYILAPQRLAVGDMVVAGEKVDVKPGNAMPFTGMPIGTIVHNIELKPGKGGQIARAAGSYAQFVGRDGGYAQIRLSSGELRMVRQECMATVGAVSNPDHSNQNLGKAGRNRHKGIRPSVRGVVMNPIDHPHGGGEGRTSGGRHPVTPWGKPTKGARTRTNKTTDKYIVRSRHQRKK; from the coding sequence ATGGCATTGAAGTCGTACAAGCCGACAACGCCTGGCCAGCGCGGGCTGGTTCTGATCGACCGTTCGGAGCTGTGGAAGGGTCGTCCGGTCAAATCCCTCACCGAGGGTCTGACCAAGAACGGCGGCCGCAACAACACCGGACGGATCACCATGCGCCGCAAGGGCGGCGGGGCGAAGCGTCTCTATCGCATCGTGGATTTCAAGCGTCGCAAGTACGACGTCCCCGCCGCGGTCGAGCGCATCGAATATGACCCGAACCGGACCGCGTTCATCGCGCTTCTGAAGTACACCGACGGTGAGCGCGCCTACATCCTGGCGCCGCAGCGCCTCGCGGTGGGCGACATGGTCGTCGCCGGCGAGAAGGTTGACGTGAAGCCCGGCAACGCGATGCCGTTCACCGGCATGCCGATCGGCACGATCGTCCATAACATCGAGCTGAAGCCGGGCAAGGGCGGTCAGATCGCACGCGCCGCGGGCTCCTATGCCCAGTTCGTCGGCCGTGACGGTGGCTACGCGCAGATCCGCCTCTCCTCCGGTGAGCTTCGCATGGTGCGCCAGGAGTGCATGGCGACGGTGGGCGCGGTGTCGAACCCCGACCACTCGAACCAGAACCTCGGCAAGGCAGGCCGCAACCGGCACAAGGGCATCCGCCCGTCCGTCCGCGGCGTCGTCATGAACCCGATCGATCACCCGCACGGTGGTGGTGAGGGCCGGACCTCGGGTGGCCGCCACCCGGTCACGCCCTGGGGCAAGCCCACCAAGGGCGCCCGGACCCGCACCAACAAGACGACCGACAAGTACATTGTCCGGTCGCGCCACCAGCGTAAGAAATAA
- the rpsS gene encoding 30S ribosomal protein S19, with translation MARSVWKGPFVDSYVLKKAEKARESGRNDVIKIWSRRSTILPQFVGLTFGVYNGRKHIPVNVTEEMIGQKFGEYAPTRTYYGHAADKKAKRK, from the coding sequence ATGGCACGTTCAGTCTGGAAAGGCCCGTTCGTCGACAGCTACGTCCTGAAGAAGGCGGAGAAGGCGCGCGAATCCGGCCGCAACGACGTGATCAAGATCTGGTCGCGCCGGTCCACCATCCTGCCGCAGTTCGTCGGCCTGACCTTCGGCGTCTACAACGGCCGCAAGCACATCCCGGTCAACGTGACCGAGGAGATGATCGGTCAGAAGTTCGGTGAGTACGCTCCGACGCGGACCTACTACGGTCACGCCGCGGACAAGAAAGCGAAGCGGAAGTAA
- the rplV gene encoding 50S ribosomal protein L22, which translates to MGQEKNPRRVAENEAMAVSRMLRTSPQKLNLVAQMIRNKPVDKALTDLTFSKKRIAEDVKKTLQSAIANAENNHGLDVDELIVAEAYVGKNLVMKRGRPRARGRFGRILKPFSQVTIKVRQVGAEEEQA; encoded by the coding sequence ATGGGACAGGAAAAGAACCCCCGCCGCGTCGCGGAGAATGAAGCGATGGCCGTGAGCCGCATGCTGCGCACGAGCCCGCAGAAGCTCAACCTCGTGGCGCAGATGATCCGGAACAAGCCGGTCGACAAGGCGCTGACGGACCTGACCTTCTCCAAGAAGCGCATCGCCGAGGACGTGAAGAAGACCCTTCAGTCCGCGATCGCCAACGCGGAGAACAACCACGGTCTCGACGTGGACGAGCTGATCGTGGCCGAGGCCTATGTCGGCAAGAACCTGGTGATGAAGCGCGGCCGTCCGCGGGCACGTGGCCGGTTCGGCCGCATCCTCAAGCCGTTCTCCCAGGTCACGATCAAGGTGCGTCAGGTCGGCGCCGAAGAGGAGCAAGCCTAA
- the rpsC gene encoding 30S ribosomal protein S3 — MGNKVNPIGLRLQVNRTWDSRWYADTKEYGNLLHEDIKIREYIHKTQGQAGISRIIIERPHRKCRVTIHAARPGVIIGKKGADIEKLRKELSKLTDSELHLNIVEVRKPEIDARLVAENIAQQLERRVSFRRALKRAVQNAMRMGALGIRINAAGRLGGAEIARTEWYREGRVPLHTLRADIDYAHVEGKTAYGIIGIKVWIFKGEIMEHDPSARDRRQEELQSGGRPGGRG; from the coding sequence ATGGGTAACAAGGTCAATCCGATCGGGCTGCGCCTTCAGGTCAACCGGACCTGGGACAGCCGCTGGTATGCCGACACCAAGGAGTACGGCAACCTTCTGCACGAAGACATCAAGATCCGCGAGTACATCCACAAGACTCAAGGACAGGCCGGCATCAGCCGCATCATCATCGAGCGCCCGCACCGCAAGTGCCGGGTCACGATCCATGCGGCCCGTCCCGGTGTCATCATCGGCAAGAAAGGCGCGGACATCGAGAAGCTGCGCAAGGAGCTCTCGAAGCTGACGGACAGCGAGCTGCACCTCAACATCGTCGAGGTCCGCAAGCCCGAGATCGACGCACGCCTGGTGGCCGAGAACATCGCCCAGCAGCTCGAGCGTCGGGTGTCCTTCCGCCGGGCGCTGAAGCGCGCCGTGCAGAACGCCATGCGCATGGGTGCGCTCGGCATCCGGATCAACGCCGCCGGCCGTCTGGGCGGGGCCGAGATCGCACGGACCGAGTGGTACCGGGAGGGCCGCGTGCCGCTCCACACCCTGCGGGCCGACATCGACTACGCACATGTCGAGGGCAAGACCGCCTACGGCATCATCGGAATCAAGGTCTGGATCTTCAAAGGCGAAATCATGGAGCACGATCCGTCGGCTCGTGACCGCCGCCAGGAAGAGCTCCAGTCCGGCGGCCGCCCCGGCGGGCGCGGCTGA
- the rplP gene encoding 50S ribosomal protein L16 — protein MLSPKRTKYRKQHKGRIHGEAKGGSTLNFGQYGLKATTPERVTARQIEAARRAMTRHMKRQGRVWIRIFPDVPVTSKPTEVRMGKGKGSVDYWAAKVKPGRVMFEIDGVNEDVAKEALRLAAMKLPVKCRFVQREDW, from the coding sequence ATGCTTTCGCCAAAGCGTACGAAGTACCGCAAGCAGCACAAGGGCCGGATCCACGGCGAGGCCAAGGGTGGCTCCACCCTCAACTTCGGCCAGTACGGTCTGAAGGCGACGACGCCCGAGCGCGTCACCGCCCGTCAGATCGAGGCGGCACGCCGGGCCATGACGCGCCACATGAAGCGTCAGGGCCGTGTGTGGATCCGCATCTTCCCCGACGTGCCCGTCACGTCGAAGCCCACCGAGGTCCGGATGGGTAAGGGTAAGGGTTCCGTCGACTACTGGGCGGCCAAGGTGAAGCCGGGCCGCGTGATGTTCGAGATCGACGGCGTGAACGAGGACGTGGCCAAGGAGGCGCTCCGCCTCGCGGCCATGAAGCTCCCGGTCAAGTGCCGCTTCGTCCAGCGCGAAGACTGGTAA
- the rpmC gene encoding 50S ribosomal protein L29, which translates to MNATELRDKTPDELRDQLVALKKEAFNLRFQGATGQLENTARMRSVRRDVARVKTILNEKAAAAASEE; encoded by the coding sequence ATGAATGCCACCGAACTTCGCGACAAGACGCCGGACGAGCTGCGCGATCAGCTCGTCGCGCTGAAGAAGGAGGCGTTCAACCTCCGCTTCCAGGGCGCCACCGGCCAGCTTGAGAACACCGCACGCATGCGCTCCGTCCGCCGCGACGTGGCCCGTGTGAAGACGATCCTGAACGAAAAGGCCGCTGCCGCGGCATCGGAGGAGTAA
- the rpsQ gene encoding 30S ribosomal protein S17, with translation MPKRILQGTVTSDKNDQTVTVLVERRYTHPLLHKTVRDSKKYRAHDAENAFKVGDVVRIRECAPYSKSKRWEVLTDTSAE, from the coding sequence ATGCCCAAGCGTATCCTTCAAGGCACCGTCACCAGCGACAAGAACGACCAGACCGTCACGGTGCTGGTCGAGCGGCGCTACACGCACCCGCTGCTGCACAAGACCGTCCGCGACTCCAAAAAGTATCGGGCACATGACGCAGAGAACGCCTTCAAGGTGGGCGATGTCGTTCGCATCCGCGAATGCGCGCCCTACTCGAAGTCGAAGCGTTGGGAGGTTCTGACCGACACGTCGGCAGAGTAA
- the rplN gene encoding 50S ribosomal protein L14 translates to MIQMQTNLDVADNSGARRVQCIKVLGGAKRKYASVGDIIVVSVKEAIPRGRVKKGDVRKAVVVRTAKEVRREDGTAIRFDRNAAVILNNSNEPVGTRIFGPVVRELRAKNFMKIISLAPEVL, encoded by the coding sequence ATGATCCAGATGCAGACGAATCTGGATGTCGCTGACAATTCCGGCGCGCGCCGGGTGCAGTGCATCAAGGTTCTCGGCGGGGCGAAGCGCAAGTACGCCTCCGTCGGCGACATCATCGTGGTCTCCGTGAAGGAGGCCATTCCGCGCGGCCGCGTGAAGAAGGGTGACGTCCGCAAGGCCGTCGTCGTGCGCACCGCCAAGGAAGTCCGCCGCGAAGATGGCACCGCCATCCGCTTCGACCGCAACGCCGCGGTGATCCTGAACAACTCGAACGAGCCCGTGGGCACCCGGATCTTCGGTCCGGTGGTGCGCGAGCTGCGTGCGAAGAACTTCATGAAGATCATCTCGCTCGCGCCGGAGGTGCTGTGA
- the rplX gene encoding 50S ribosomal protein L24 gives MAAKLRKGDKVVVLAGKDKGREGEITQVLPKEGKAVVSGVNVAIRHTRQTQNSQGGRISKEMPIQLSNLALVDPKDGGPTRVGFRVEDGKKVRFAKKSGETIDA, from the coding sequence ATGGCTGCGAAACTCCGCAAGGGCGATAAGGTCGTCGTGCTCGCCGGCAAGGACAAGGGCCGCGAGGGTGAGATCACCCAGGTCCTGCCCAAGGAAGGCAAGGCCGTGGTCTCCGGCGTGAACGTCGCGATCCGCCACACCCGTCAGACGCAGAACAGCCAGGGCGGCCGCATCTCCAAGGAGATGCCGATCCAGCTGTCCAACCTCGCGCTGGTCGATCCCAAGGACGGTGGCCCGACCCGCGTCGGCTTCCGCGTGGAAGACGGCAAGAAGGTGCGTTTCGCCAAGAAATCCGGGGAGACCATCGATGCTTGA
- the rplE gene encoding 50S ribosomal protein L5 produces MLDAATYTPRLKTQYREQIRAALKEEFSYKNDMMIPRLDKIVLNMGVGEAVADSKKIKAAHDDLMKIAGQKPVITKAKKSIAGFKVREEMPLGVKVTLRGDRMYDFLDRLITIAMPRIRDFRGIPGKSFDGRGNYAMGLKEHIVFPEINFDQVDQMWGMDIVICTTAETDAEAKALLKHFNMPFTN; encoded by the coding sequence ATGCTTGATGCAGCGACCTACACCCCGCGTCTCAAGACGCAGTACCGCGAGCAGATCCGTGCCGCTCTGAAGGAGGAATTCTCCTACAAGAACGACATGATGATCCCGCGCCTCGACAAGATCGTCCTGAACATGGGCGTCGGCGAGGCCGTTGCGGATTCGAAGAAGATCAAGGCGGCCCACGACGATCTGATGAAGATCGCGGGTCAGAAGCCGGTCATCACCAAGGCCAAGAAGTCCATCGCGGGCTTCAAGGTGCGTGAGGAGATGCCGCTCGGCGTCAAGGTCACGCTGCGCGGCGACCGGATGTACGACTTCCTCGACCGTCTGATCACCATCGCGATGCCGCGCATCCGCGACTTCCGCGGGATCCCGGGCAAGAGCTTCGATGGCCGTGGCAACTACGCCATGGGCCTGAAGGAGCACATCGTGTTCCCCGAGATCAACTTCGACCAGGTTGACCAGATGTGGGGTATGGACATCGTCATCTGTACCACCGCCGAGACCGATGCCGAAGCCAAGGCGCTGTTGAAGCACTTCAACATGCCGTTCACGAACTGA
- the rpsN gene encoding 30S ribosomal protein S14, producing MAKVSMIERQKKRERLVAKYAAKRAELKERANDESLDRADRFKARMQLAKLPRNSSPTRLNNRCQVSGRPKAYYRKLKMSRIALRDYASIGQIPGMVKSSW from the coding sequence ATGGCAAAAGTTTCCATGATCGAGCGGCAGAAGAAGCGTGAGCGTCTGGTCGCGAAGTACGCCGCGAAGCGTGCAGAACTGAAAGAGCGGGCAAACGATGAGAGCCTCGACCGGGCCGACCGGTTCAAGGCGCGCATGCAGCTGGCAAAGCTGCCGCGCAACTCCTCGCCCACCCGTCTGAACAACCGGTGCCAGGTCTCGGGCCGTCCGAAGGCTTACTATCGTAAGCTGAAGATGAGCCGGATCGCGCTGCGGGATTACGCCTCCATCGGGCAGATCCCCGGCATGGTCAAGTCGAGCTGGTAA
- the rpsH gene encoding 30S ribosomal protein S8, which yields MSMNDPLGDMLTRIRNAQMRGKSSVVSPASKVRAWVLDVLEAEGYIRGYEKTTGADGHPALRIELKYFDGEPVIRELRRVSTPGRRVYSGVKDIPQVRQGLGVAIVSTPRGVMSDAQARSANVGGEVLCTVF from the coding sequence ATGTCGATGAACGATCCTCTCGGCGATATGCTGACCCGCATCCGCAACGCGCAGATGCGCGGCAAGTCCTCCGTGGTCTCGCCCGCATCCAAGGTGCGCGCCTGGGTGCTCGATGTGCTCGAAGCCGAGGGCTATATCCGCGGCTACGAGAAGACGACGGGGGCCGACGGCCACCCGGCGCTGCGCATCGAGCTGAAATACTTCGACGGCGAGCCCGTGATCCGCGAACTGCGTCGCGTGTCCACGCCCGGCCGTCGCGTGTATTCCGGCGTGAAGGACATCCCGCAGGTCCGTCAGGGCCTCGGCGTGGCCATCGTCTCCACCCCGCGCGGCGTCATGTCCGACGCGCAGGCACGCTCCGCCAATGTCGGCGGTGAAGTGCTCTGCACCGTATTCTGA
- the rplF gene encoding 50S ribosomal protein L6 — translation MSRIGKKPVDLPSGVTATVSGQTIEVKGPKGVRSFTATDDVDLKVEDNAITVAPRGKSKRARQQWGMSRTQVANCVQGVTEGFKKELEINGVGYRAQVQGNTLKLALGYSHDVDFAIPEGVKITAAKPTELVVEGIDQQLVGQVAANIREWRKPEPYKGKGIKYKDEFIFRKEGKKK, via the coding sequence ATGTCTCGTATCGGAAAGAAACCGGTCGACCTGCCCAGCGGCGTCACCGCCACGGTGTCCGGCCAGACCATCGAAGTGAAGGGGCCCAAGGGCGTCCGCAGCTTCACCGCGACCGACGATGTCGATCTGAAGGTCGAGGACAACGCCATCACCGTGGCCCCGCGCGGCAAGTCCAAGCGCGCGCGCCAGCAGTGGGGCATGTCCCGCACCCAGGTCGCCAACTGCGTCCAGGGCGTGACCGAAGGCTTCAAGAAGGAGCTGGAGATCAACGGTGTCGGTTATCGTGCGCAGGTGCAGGGCAACACGCTCAAGCTCGCGCTCGGCTACTCCCACGACGTGGACTTCGCGATCCCGGAAGGGGTGAAGATCACGGCGGCCAAGCCCACCGAACTGGTGGTCGAGGGCATCGATCAGCAACTCGTCGGCCAGGTCGCGGCCAACATCCGCGAATGGCGCAAGCCGGAGCCCTACAAGGGCAAGGGCATCAAGTACAAGGACGAGTTCATCTTCCGCAAGGAAGGTAAGAAGAAGTAA
- the rplR gene encoding 50S ribosomal protein L18, whose product MANSKRELFQKRRLRVRNKLRKTANGRPRLSVHRSSKNISVQVIDDVQGVTLAAASTLEPGLGVVGKNNVEASAKVGAAIAERAKAKGIEDVYFDRGGFLFHGKVKALADAAREGGLKF is encoded by the coding sequence ATGGCGAACAGCAAACGTGAACTGTTCCAGAAACGCCGCCTGCGCGTTCGGAACAAGCTGCGGAAGACGGCGAACGGCCGTCCCCGCCTGAGCGTCCACCGCTCGTCCAAGAACATCTCGGTTCAGGTCATCGACGATGTTCAGGGCGTGACCCTTGCCGCGGCCTCCACGCTGGAGCCGGGCCTGGGTGTCGTGGGCAAAAACAATGTCGAAGCGTCCGCCAAGGTGGGTGCCGCGATCGCAGAGCGTGCCAAGGCGAAGGGCATCGAAGATGTCTACTTCGACCGTGGCGGCTTCCTGTTCCACGGGAAGGTCAAGGCGCTTGCGGATGCGGCCCGCGAAGGCGGCCTGAAGTTCTAA
- the rpsE gene encoding 30S ribosomal protein S5, with amino-acid sequence MAREDNRRDRRDRDENPEFADRLVAINRVSKTVKGGKRFGFAALVVVGDQKGRVGFGKGKAREVPEAIRKATEAAKRSMIRVPLREGRTLHHDMQGRHGAGKVVMRTAPQGTGIIAGGPMRAVFEMLGIQDVVAKSTGSQNPYNMIRATLDGLKKESSPRQVAQRRGKKVADILPKTDAPAEAVEETVEA; translated from the coding sequence ATGGCTCGTGAAGACAATCGCCGGGACCGTCGCGACCGCGACGAAAACCCGGAATTCGCCGATCGCCTCGTCGCGATCAACCGGGTCTCCAAGACCGTAAAGGGTGGTAAGCGCTTCGGCTTCGCCGCTCTCGTGGTTGTCGGGGATCAGAAGGGCCGCGTGGGCTTCGGCAAGGGCAAGGCCCGCGAGGTGCCCGAGGCGATCCGCAAGGCCACCGAGGCGGCCAAGCGCTCGATGATCCGCGTTCCCCTGCGGGAAGGCCGGACGCTGCACCATGACATGCAGGGCCGCCACGGCGCCGGCAAGGTCGTGATGCGCACGGCGCCGCAGGGTACGGGCATCATCGCCGGTGGCCCGATGCGCGCAGTGTTCGAGATGCTGGGGATCCAGGACGTGGTGGCGAAGTCCACCGGCTCCCAGAACCCCTACAACATGATCCGCGCGACCCTCGACGGTCTGAAGAAGGAATCGTCCCCCCGCCAGGTCGCGCAGCGCCGCGGCAAGAAGGTGGCCGACATCCTGCCGAAGACCGACGCTCCGGCCGAAGCGGTCGAAGAGACGGTGGAGGCATAA
- the rpmD gene encoding 50S ribosomal protein L30 gives MATIVVKQIGSPIRRPKDQLATLKGLGLNKMHKTRELEDTPAVRGMIAKIPHMVEIIEEKG, from the coding sequence ATGGCTACGATCGTCGTGAAGCAGATCGGCTCCCCGATCCGCCGCCCGAAGGACCAGCTCGCCACCCTCAAGGGTCTGGGTCTGAACAAGATGCACAAGACCCGCGAGCTGGAAGATACCCCGGCCGTGCGCGGCATGATCGCCAAGATCCCGCACATGGTCGAGATCATCGAGGAGAAGGGCTGA
- the rplO gene encoding 50S ribosomal protein L15, producing MKLNELRDNPGAAKPKKRIGRGPGSGKGKMGGRGIKGQKSRSGVAINGYEGGQMPLYQRLPKRGFNVPNPKKYAIVNLGLIQKFVDAGKLDAKSEIDEDALVASGLVRRKHDGIRVLAKGEISAKVILKVTGASKGAVEAVEKAGGAINITSAKAEEAAAE from the coding sequence ATGAAATTGAACGAACTGCGTGACAATCCCGGTGCCGCGAAACCCAAGAAGCGCATCGGCCGTGGTCCCGGCTCCGGCAAGGGCAAGATGGGTGGCCGCGGGATCAAGGGTCAGAAGTCCCGCTCGGGTGTGGCGATCAACGGCTACGAGGGTGGCCAGATGCCGCTCTACCAGCGGCTGCCCAAGCGCGGCTTCAACGTGCCGAACCCGAAGAAGTACGCCATCGTGAACCTGGGCCTGATCCAGAAGTTCGTCGATGCGGGCAAGCTCGACGCGAAGAGCGAGATCGACGAGGACGCGCTGGTCGCCTCCGGCCTCGTGCGCCGCAAGCATGACGGCATCCGCGTGCTTGCGAAGGGCGAGATCTCGGCAAAGGTGATCCTGAAGGTGACCGGCGCGTCCAAAGGCGCGGTCGAGGCGGTCGAGAAGGCCGGTGGCGCGATCAACATCACCTCCGCGAAAGCTGAAGAGGCGGCCGCGGAATAA
- the secY gene encoding preprotein translocase subunit SecY produces the protein MASAAEQMAANMSWSTFGKAKELQQRILFALALLIVYRIGTYIPVPGIDTVQLREFFEQAQSGIGGMVNMFTGGAVGRMAVFALGIMPYISASIIVQLLTAMVPSLEQLKKEGEAGRRKINQYTRYGTVALAIVQGYGIAVGLETGGLALDPGWFFRASTVITLVGGTMFLMWLGEQITARGIGNGISLIIFVGIIAELPAALAQFFEAGRTGAISGGVVVGIILMVIVVIGFVVFMERALRKIHIQYPKRQVGNKMYGGESSHLPVKLNPAGVIPAIFASSLLLLPQTFATFGTAEGGGILSYVSAYLGRGQPLNLLFFGSMIVFFAYFYTANVAFKTDDVADNLKKQGGFVPGIRPGARTAEYLDYVVTRLLVVGSAYLTAVCLLPEVLISQLAVPFYFGGTSVLIVVSVSMDTVSQIQSHMLAHQYESLIEKSRLRGKGAARKKKPLGRR, from the coding sequence ATGGCATCCGCAGCGGAACAGATGGCCGCGAACATGAGCTGGAGCACCTTCGGCAAAGCCAAGGAACTTCAGCAGCGCATCCTCTTCGCCCTCGCACTGCTCATCGTCTACCGCATCGGGACCTACATCCCGGTGCCGGGCATCGACACGGTGCAGCTTCGCGAGTTCTTCGAGCAGGCACAGTCCGGCATCGGCGGCATGGTGAACATGTTCACCGGCGGCGCGGTGGGCCGGATGGCGGTCTTCGCGCTCGGCATTATGCCGTACATCTCTGCCTCGATCATCGTGCAGCTCCTCACGGCCATGGTGCCGAGCCTGGAGCAGCTCAAAAAGGAGGGCGAGGCCGGACGGCGCAAGATCAACCAGTACACGCGTTACGGGACGGTCGCGCTGGCCATCGTGCAGGGCTACGGCATCGCCGTGGGGCTGGAGACAGGGGGCCTCGCCCTCGATCCCGGCTGGTTCTTCCGCGCCTCCACCGTCATCACGCTGGTCGGCGGCACCATGTTCCTGATGTGGCTCGGTGAGCAGATCACCGCGCGCGGCATCGGCAACGGCATCTCGCTGATCATCTTCGTGGGCATCATCGCGGAGCTGCCGGCGGCGCTGGCCCAGTTCTTCGAGGCGGGCCGCACGGGTGCGATTTCCGGCGGTGTGGTCGTCGGGATCATCCTGATGGTGATCGTCGTGATCGGCTTCGTGGTCTTCATGGAGCGGGCGCTGCGCAAGATCCACATCCAGTATCCCAAGCGCCAGGTCGGCAATAAGATGTATGGCGGCGAGAGCTCGCACCTGCCGGTGAAGCTCAACCCGGCGGGCGTGATCCCGGCGATCTTCGCCTCCTCGCTCTTGTTGCTGCCGCAGACGTTTGCGACCTTCGGCACGGCGGAGGGCGGCGGGATCCTGAGCTACGTCTCCGCCTATCTGGGCCGGGGGCAGCCGCTGAACCTGTTGTTCTTCGGCTCGATGATCGTGTTCTTCGCGTACTTCTACACCGCGAACGTCGCCTTCAAGACGGACGACGTGGCCGACAACCTCAAGAAACAGGGCGGCTTCGTGCCCGGCATCCGGCCCGGTGCGCGCACGGCGGAGTATCTCGACTACGTGGTCACGCGCCTGCTGGTCGTTGGCTCGGCGTACCTCACGGCGGTGTGCCTGCTGCCCGAGGTCCTGATCTCCCAGCTTGCGGTGCCATTCTACTTCGGCGGCACGTCGGTGCTGATCGTGGTTTCGGTCTCCATGGACACCGTCAGCCAGATCCAGAGCCATATGCTCGCGCACCAATACGAAAGCCTGATTGAAAAGTCGCGTCTGCGTGGTAAGGGTGCAGCCCGGAAGAAAAAACCACTGGGACGGCGCTGA